The nucleotide window ACCCTCTTGCCCCTCCCGACGAGCTCGTAGGCTTTCCTTATGGCCTCTAGCAGCTCCTTAGTAATCGTGCCGGGCGGGTTCTGAACGGTTATCACCACGGCATCAGGCTCTATGTCTGGCTTGTAGTCCCTGCGCTCTGTTCTGTGGTCGTAGATGGCGATGGAGGGCTTAACACCAAGCTTTAAAACATTTTCCGTAACGACATCCCCAACCGTTACAAGGTTTCGAGCCCGAGCTAGCCTCTCCCTCACCTTAAGGTAGGGGCCCGGGATCGGGCCCCGGATGAGCTCTCCCAAAGGCCTCTTTAGCTCTCCCCTAAGCTCAGGGGGAAGCCTGAATAGGACTGTCATCAGCGCACCCGTATAGCGTACTTGCCCGGAGCCTTTGCCCCAAGCCTCTTCGCTATCTCGGAATTCTCAACGTCGAGGATTATGACGAGATCGAACCACTCCTCACTGAGATCCTTGCTCCCACAAATCGGACAGCGATCCTCCATCGTGATGTAGTGGCAATTCCTGCAGGCCTTCTCCGTCACTTCTTACCCTCCTTCTCTTTCCTCTTCTCCTTCTCAATCCAATCGAACTTTCCGAGGCCAGGTTGCCTCATGGTCAGGCCTATCTTGTTCTCCCTTATGATGCGGCTCTTATCGCTGATTGCTATGATTCTAGCCCTGACCTCGTCCCCTACCTTGAGGAGGTACTTCTTCTCCTTTCCAACGAACTGCTTGTTCCTCTCGTCGAAAACGACGTAATCATCCATGAGCTGGGAGATGTGAACCAGACCGTCCATGGGGCCTATCCTGATGAAGGCACCGAAGGGAGCCG belongs to Pyrococcus yayanosii CH1 and includes:
- a CDS encoding GTP-dependent dephospho-CoA kinase — translated: MTVLFRLPPELRGELKRPLGELIRGPIPGPYLKVRERLARARNLVTVGDVVTENVLKLGVKPSIAIYDHRTERRDYKPDIEPDAVVITVQNPPGTITKELLEAIRKAYELVGRGKRVYIIVGGEEDLATIPAVLYASPGTLVVYGQPREGIVLIKVIPECKRRCAEIMRRMEVVRDGD
- the spt4 gene encoding transcription elongation factor subunit Spt4 yields the protein MTEKACRNCHYITMEDRCPICGSKDLSEEWFDLVIILDVENSEIAKRLGAKAPGKYAIRVR
- a CDS encoding DNA-directed RNA polymerase, with the translated sequence MYKLVTVKDVVRIPPRMFTMDPKEAAKIVLRETYEGTYDRDDGVILAILEVKEVGDGIIVPGDGATYHEAVFDVLVWKPEMHEVVEGIVVDAAPFGAFIRIGPMDGLVHISQLMDDYVVFDERNKQFVGKEKKYLLKVGDEVRARIIAISDKSRIIRENKIGLTMRQPGLGKFDWIEKEKRKEKEGKK